From the Vibrio natriegens NBRC 15636 = ATCC 14048 = DSM 759 genome, the window ACAACGCCGACATGCGGTAGCAAATTGGAAAAGATTGATTGAAATTGCTGTTGATATGGATGTTCAGGTGATTAATACCGAACTTTCTGGCGATCCAAATCAGCAAGAAATCTGTAATGGAATGTGGTTTCGTTCTATGGAAGAGCTCCTTCCTCTATTTGAAAAAGAAGGTATACGTGTTGAAATCCAATCGCACCCTTATGATTTTTGTGAGTTGAATAATGAGACTTGTGATTTGGTAAAATCATTTCGCTCAGACAACCTGACCTACGTGTACTCAGCGGCACACGGATTTTTTTATGACCAAGGCAAAGGTGATGTACGTCAGATGCTGCAGTATGCTGGCGATGATTTATCCCATGTACTTTTTGCAGATACATTTAATCAGACCTTAGACACGCGTTACATATTAAATCCACCATGGCTAAATGGAAAAGGTTCAGCTGATGTAACGGTACACCAGCATCTGGCTATGGGAGAAGGTGACGTAGATTTTGATGCTGTTTTTTCAACACTGCGTGACATGGACTTCGCTAATAAAAAGTTCAAGGTTGGTGGTGATGCGATTGCTTGCGTGTCTTACTTCGGCTTCCCTGAAAAAATGGCAACTCAAGCTATAGAAGCCAGAGAAAGAATTGAACGCGAATTACTCCTTAAATAATTAATGGAGCACTCTGATTCTTCAAAAGTAGAGACGAGCATTATTGTGTCTCTACTTTTTATTATCATGTCTCCCCGTGAAGTAGGCTAAGTGACTTTCCAATACTTGAAGTTATCCGTACTTTACTAATTTAGGGAAATCACTAACACGATACTGTCCAGAACCTTCACGGCGGGCGCTTCTAGCTCAAAACCTAGTTTTGAATGCCTAGCTTCGGGACAGAAGCACCTTAGAGAAAACTGTTAAGGATACGGGTCCATTAGCCTATCTAATATTCACCGCGCTTTATTTCCTCTCTCCACATCTGAATTGCACTCACTCGGATCATGTATGCATTAATCTAGTGCGAACTGGTTGGTTTAAGTCGCCGATATAAAACCTGGCAATATCACCAGGACATTGTAATGTTATTTTTTATTAGACTTTACAATAATATACATAAAACAAAAGTAATTAATTTACTACTTTCTTAAAGATTGGCTCCAAGATTGCATCTAACTATTTATACTAACAACCGTTAGTTCGGGTTGGTATCTAACACCTCGATACATTTAGTAAGTTTAAATGACTAACAAGGAATACTTTATGTCTTTAATACATCTTCCCTCAAATACCTCGGTTGAAGAAGTGGTGCGCTGTCTGGACGACGAAGGATATTGCATTATCGATAATGCAGTGGACGGAGCAATCATTGATGCAATCAACGAAGAAATGCGTAGCTACATTGGTGAAACAGATAATGGTGATAACAATGCACTAGGAAAACTGACTCGTCGTAGTGGCTCTGTAATTGCACGTTCTCCATCGTCACAT encodes:
- a CDS encoding sugar phosphate isomerase/epimerase family protein, with the protein product MKIALDVDVLAKQMSISDMVHQVADWGYKYIEQSPHPRINPFYKHPLFSRECEAEYKKALRQAGVDISSFICVYRWSGPTEEQRRHAVANWKRLIEIAVDMDVQVINTELSGDPNQQEICNGMWFRSMEELLPLFEKEGIRVEIQSHPYDFCELNNETCDLVKSFRSDNLTYVYSAAHGFFYDQGKGDVRQMLQYAGDDLSHVLFADTFNQTLDTRYILNPPWLNGKGSADVTVHQHLAMGEGDVDFDAVFSTLRDMDFANKKFKVGGDAIACVSYFGFPEKMATQAIEARERIERELLLK